The Prosthecobacter algae genome includes a region encoding these proteins:
- a CDS encoding dihydroorotase (catalyzes the formation of N-carbamoyl-L-aspartate from (S)-dihydroorotate in pyrimidine biosynthesis) yields the protein MTLDLPRWFDLHTHFRQGPAMAAYVKAHVDMGCAGALAMPNTQPPVSRVSGAAQADAWSLESYSADLRAAGADDFEQLIVPLYLTRQTTAAMIQEGAASGLLRACKYYPPHGTTNAEHGLPMDDLIGGEVLKAMEEEGIILCIHGEQHGLSGPDYIDAQQNAETRFYGERMPRLLEAHPKLRIVCEHITTRTAAEFVAKAPDHVGATITPQHLLYTMGHLIQGLKYHLYCLPIVKFQDDRAALRQQVTQAGQSKFFAGTDSAPHTTKATACGCAAGCFTGGCAPQLYAMAFEEAGVDLGSADGQALFERFLSLNGPGFYGFPASALRFQMEKAPSQTPLLETPAGPITPLPLGLGIELTWRILG from the coding sequence ATGACACTTGATCTTCCCCGCTGGTTTGACCTTCACACGCACTTCCGCCAAGGGCCTGCCATGGCGGCTTATGTGAAGGCGCATGTGGACATGGGCTGTGCTGGGGCGCTGGCGATGCCAAACACGCAGCCACCAGTGTCGCGGGTGTCTGGCGCAGCGCAGGCGGATGCCTGGTCGCTGGAGAGTTATTCAGCGGATCTGCGTGCTGCGGGGGCAGATGACTTTGAGCAACTGATTGTGCCGCTTTACCTCACTCGCCAGACCACGGCGGCGATGATCCAGGAAGGGGCGGCCTCCGGCCTGCTGCGCGCCTGCAAATACTACCCGCCGCATGGCACCACGAATGCCGAGCATGGCCTGCCGATGGATGACCTCATCGGCGGGGAAGTGCTGAAGGCGATGGAGGAGGAGGGCATCATCCTGTGCATCCACGGCGAGCAGCATGGGCTGAGCGGGCCGGACTACATCGACGCGCAGCAGAATGCGGAGACGCGGTTTTACGGCGAGCGGATGCCGCGCCTTTTGGAAGCCCATCCGAAACTGCGCATCGTGTGCGAGCACATCACCACCCGGACGGCGGCTGAGTTTGTGGCGAAGGCCCCGGACCATGTGGGGGCCACGATCACCCCGCAGCACCTGCTTTACACGATGGGGCACCTGATCCAGGGCCTGAAGTACCACCTGTATTGCCTGCCCATCGTGAAGTTCCAGGATGATCGTGCGGCACTGCGGCAGCAGGTGACCCAGGCCGGGCAGAGCAAGTTTTTTGCAGGCACCGACAGCGCCCCTCATACGACGAAAGCGACCGCCTGCGGTTGTGCGGCGGGTTGCTTTACGGGCGGGTGTGCGCCGCAGCTTTATGCCATGGCGTTTGAAGAAGCGGGTGTGGATCTGGGCAGCGCTGATGGCCAAGCCCTGTTCGAGCGATTTCTCAGCCTCAACGGCCCTGGTTTCTACGGGTTCCCGGCTTCTGCACTGCGTTTCCAGATGGAAAAAGCCCCCTCGCAAACGCCGTTGCTGGAAACTCCTGCCGGCCCCATCACCCCTTTGCCGCTGGGCTTGGGCATCGAACTGACGTGGCGGATTCTGGGATGA
- a CDS encoding LysR family transcriptional regulator: MRNDLDIQSLEQFVVLARTKNFTRAGEDLNLSQSALSRAIQKLEDQLGQPLFERKPREVVLTELGELLLERAKKILKLVEDTFAELSEAGRRGRVRLGAIPTIAPYFLPSLLGSFAEKHPDISVIVQEDTTESLIKSCSHGDIDLAIVALPIIAKYLEVEPLFTEELLLVLPAGHPLAAEESIAVASVDGYPFVMLNEAHCLSENISSFCRRQSVQPVTIERTSQLTTVQELVALDHGVSIVPEMARRLDLSNRRVYRSFSGEKPLRTVALMWNTYRYQGKALKALMEHVRHQSPPSHSAS; the protein is encoded by the coding sequence GTGAGGAATGACCTAGACATCCAGTCCCTTGAGCAATTCGTCGTTTTGGCGAGGACGAAAAACTTCACGCGGGCGGGTGAGGATTTGAATCTTTCCCAATCTGCCCTGAGCCGGGCCATCCAAAAACTGGAGGATCAGCTCGGGCAGCCGCTGTTTGAGCGCAAGCCGCGCGAGGTCGTCCTGACGGAGCTTGGCGAGCTCCTACTTGAGCGGGCGAAGAAGATCCTGAAACTGGTCGAGGACACCTTCGCTGAGCTTTCCGAGGCTGGCCGCCGGGGCCGGGTACGACTGGGGGCCATCCCGACCATCGCGCCCTACTTTTTGCCGAGCCTGCTGGGCAGCTTTGCCGAAAAGCACCCGGATATTTCGGTGATTGTGCAGGAAGACACGACCGAGAGCCTGATCAAAAGCTGCAGCCATGGAGACATTGACCTGGCCATCGTGGCCCTGCCGATCATCGCCAAATACCTGGAGGTGGAGCCCCTGTTCACCGAGGAGTTGCTGCTCGTCCTTCCTGCCGGACATCCGCTGGCGGCGGAGGAAAGCATCGCGGTCGCCTCTGTGGATGGTTATCCTTTTGTGATGCTGAACGAGGCCCATTGCCTGTCGGAAAACATCTCTTCGTTTTGCCGTCGGCAGTCCGTGCAACCGGTGACCATCGAGCGGACAAGCCAGCTCACCACGGTGCAAGAACTCGTGGCGCTGGATCATGGGGTGTCCATCGTTCCTGAAATGGCCCGTCGGCTGGACCTGAGCAATCGGCGTGTTTACCGCTCCTTCAGCGGCGAAAAGCCCCTGCGGACTGTGGCGCTGATGTGGAATACGTATCGTTACCAGGGCAAGGCGCTGAAAGCGCTGATGGAGCATGTGCGGCATCAATCCCCGCCATCGCACTCCGCTAGCTAA
- the katG gene encoding catalase/peroxidase HPI codes for MFSTLMLAPVMLAPAQDASAPSDKKPADDISKCPVMGKPAGPMRHTAAGAMTNSDWWPEQLNLKILHQNSPKGNPMGGEFNYAKEFQKLDLDALRKDLRELMTTSQKWWPADYGNYGPFFIRMAWHSAGTYRLSDGRGGAGYGTQRFAPLNSWPDNANLDKARRLLWPIKQKYGNKISWADLMVLTGNVALETMGFKTFGFGGGREDVWEPQEDIYWGPETKWLGDKRYSGDRELEKPLAAVQMGLIYVNPEGPNGNPDPLAAAKDIRTTFGNMAMNDEETVALIAGGHTFGKAHGAAKPDGNVGPEPEGAPLEEQGLGWKNKHGKGNAEDTITSGLEGAWTSTPAAWSHGYFTNLFAFEWEKTKSPAGATQWIPKGGAGKDTVPDAHIPNKRHVPIMFTTDIALREDPAYAKISKRFLENPDQFAEAFAKAWFKLTHRDMGPAERYLGPLVPKEKLLWQDPVPAVDHELVGEQDIAALKGKIRDSGLTIPQLVSTAWASASTFRGSDKRGGANGARIRLAPQKDWEVNQPKQLAKVLETLEKIQKEFNSAQSGKKKVSLADLIVLGGSVGVEEAAKKAGHTITVPFHPGRTDATQEMTDVEAFAVLEPKSDGFRNFLGHELDRPAPENLVDRAQLLKLSAPEMAVLVGGMRVLGTNVGEPNLGVLTKRRETLTNDFFVNLLAMGTDWKKSEMCEYFYEGRDQETGELKWTATAIDLVFGSNSQLRAISEVYASADAEPKFVTDFVAAWTKVMNADRFDLAK; via the coding sequence ATGTTCTCCACTCTGATGCTGGCTCCGGTCATGCTGGCACCAGCACAGGACGCTTCGGCCCCCTCTGATAAAAAGCCTGCAGACGATATCAGCAAATGCCCGGTCATGGGCAAGCCCGCGGGTCCCATGAGACACACCGCCGCAGGGGCCATGACCAATAGCGACTGGTGGCCGGAACAGCTCAATCTCAAGATCCTCCACCAAAACTCCCCCAAGGGAAATCCGATGGGAGGTGAGTTCAATTACGCTAAGGAATTTCAAAAGCTCGACCTCGATGCACTCCGCAAAGACCTGCGCGAGCTGATGACCACTTCGCAAAAATGGTGGCCGGCCGACTATGGCAACTACGGCCCATTTTTCATCCGCATGGCCTGGCACAGCGCTGGCACCTATCGCCTCAGCGATGGCCGTGGCGGTGCCGGTTATGGCACCCAGCGGTTTGCCCCCCTCAATAGCTGGCCGGACAATGCCAACCTGGACAAGGCCCGCCGCCTCCTCTGGCCCATCAAACAAAAATACGGCAACAAGATCTCCTGGGCAGACCTGATGGTGCTCACCGGAAACGTGGCCCTCGAGACCATGGGCTTCAAGACCTTCGGTTTCGGAGGTGGTCGTGAGGATGTCTGGGAACCGCAGGAAGACATCTATTGGGGTCCTGAAACCAAGTGGTTGGGCGACAAACGCTACAGCGGCGACCGCGAGCTGGAGAAGCCTCTCGCCGCCGTCCAGATGGGCCTCATCTACGTGAATCCAGAAGGCCCCAATGGCAATCCGGATCCCCTGGCTGCTGCCAAGGACATCCGCACCACCTTTGGCAACATGGCCATGAATGACGAAGAAACCGTGGCCCTCATCGCTGGCGGGCACACCTTCGGCAAGGCCCACGGTGCTGCCAAGCCGGATGGCAACGTCGGCCCTGAACCCGAAGGCGCACCCCTGGAGGAGCAAGGCCTCGGTTGGAAAAACAAGCATGGCAAAGGCAATGCCGAAGACACCATCACCAGCGGCCTGGAAGGTGCCTGGACCTCCACCCCAGCCGCCTGGTCCCATGGTTACTTCACCAATCTCTTTGCCTTCGAGTGGGAGAAAACCAAAAGCCCCGCCGGAGCCACCCAGTGGATCCCCAAAGGCGGCGCTGGCAAAGACACAGTGCCTGATGCCCACATCCCCAACAAGCGTCACGTGCCCATCATGTTCACCACGGACATTGCTTTGAGAGAAGATCCAGCCTACGCCAAGATCTCCAAACGCTTCCTCGAAAATCCGGACCAGTTTGCTGAAGCCTTTGCCAAAGCCTGGTTCAAGCTCACCCACCGCGACATGGGACCTGCCGAGCGTTACCTTGGCCCCCTGGTTCCCAAAGAAAAACTCCTCTGGCAGGACCCCGTTCCCGCTGTGGACCATGAGCTTGTTGGCGAGCAGGACATCGCTGCGCTGAAGGGCAAGATCCGTGATTCAGGCCTCACCATCCCTCAGCTCGTCTCCACCGCCTGGGCCTCCGCCTCCACCTTCCGTGGCAGCGACAAACGCGGCGGTGCCAATGGTGCCCGCATCCGTCTGGCTCCTCAGAAAGACTGGGAGGTCAATCAGCCGAAGCAGCTCGCCAAGGTCCTCGAAACGCTCGAAAAAATCCAAAAGGAATTCAACAGCGCCCAGTCAGGCAAGAAGAAGGTCTCCCTGGCAGATCTCATCGTGCTCGGCGGCAGCGTCGGCGTGGAAGAAGCGGCCAAGAAGGCTGGTCACACCATCACCGTCCCCTTCCATCCGGGCCGCACCGATGCCACCCAGGAAATGACTGATGTCGAAGCCTTCGCGGTGCTGGAACCGAAGTCCGATGGCTTCCGCAACTTCCTCGGCCATGAACTGGACCGCCCGGCTCCTGAAAACCTCGTGGACCGCGCCCAGTTGCTGAAGCTTTCCGCTCCAGAGATGGCCGTCCTCGTCGGTGGCATGCGTGTCCTTGGCACCAATGTGGGGGAACCCAATCTTGGCGTCCTCACCAAGCGCCGTGAAACCCTGACCAACGACTTCTTTGTCAACTTGCTGGCCATGGGCACCGACTGGAAAAAGTCCGAAATGTGCGAGTACTTCTACGAAGGCCGTGACCAGGAAACTGGCGAACTGAAATGGACCGCCACGGCCATTGATCTGGTCTTCGGTTCCAACTCCCAGCTCCGTGCCATCTCCGAAGTCTATGCCAGCGCCGATGCCGAACCGAAGTTCGTCACCGACTTCGTCGCTGCCTGGACCAAGGTCATGAACGCAGACCGCTTCGATCTGGCGAAATAA
- a CDS encoding FAD-dependent oxidoreductase has protein sequence MIQRHLLLVLITLATALSAQGDPKEHVADIVVYGDSPSAITAAIEVADSGRKVLLVSPVQHLGGIIAEGLGSQDVDKRAGNGQPVGGLAKEFFIRVGRAYDPKATEPKYRFRSSIAEKAIDEWLAEKKVPVLRRKRLSEEPGAVVKKDGRITSFLCEDGTRISGRVFIDGTVEGDLMAFSGVSYTWGREGNAKYGETVGGVIHPTLEQQFQVKVDPYKTPGDPSSGTIVGVQNEAVGEHGTPDKSAMGFCFRLPLTKDDSNKIAITAPEGYQSSDYEIYRRFLAAGGVNDWLDGPGSPSPDPKRRLVDLGSWHELSANFYGRNHGYPNGSYSERKAIYDEHRRYTQGLIYFLSTDASVPEKIRQEWSQWGLCADEFTDNGGWPRMLYLRSSRRMISEYVITEADVLARPKEKATGGSLQPAPPVDDPIGIGWWFVDLHAARCVIKDGHVYNEGAFINYTNYAPFGIPYRAIVPKRSECSNLLVPSALSASYAGYGAVRLEWTFMVLGQSAGAAAALALEKDCPVQDVPYVELREKLLSRGQKILPPPIE, from the coding sequence ATGATCCAGCGCCACCTGTTGCTTGTTCTCATCACCCTTGCCACCGCTCTTTCCGCCCAAGGCGATCCCAAAGAGCATGTGGCTGACATCGTCGTCTATGGCGACTCGCCCTCGGCCATCACGGCTGCAATTGAGGTGGCGGACAGTGGTCGTAAAGTGCTGCTGGTTTCTCCGGTGCAGCATCTGGGAGGCATCATCGCCGAAGGACTTGGCAGCCAGGATGTGGACAAACGGGCAGGGAATGGGCAGCCGGTCGGCGGTCTGGCCAAGGAATTTTTCATTCGCGTCGGGCGGGCCTATGACCCCAAGGCCACGGAACCCAAATACAGGTTTCGTTCCTCCATAGCTGAGAAAGCCATCGATGAATGGCTGGCGGAGAAAAAGGTTCCTGTGTTGCGCCGCAAGCGCCTGTCTGAAGAGCCGGGTGCCGTGGTGAAAAAGGATGGCCGCATCACCAGCTTTCTTTGTGAGGACGGCACGCGCATCAGTGGCCGGGTCTTCATTGACGGAACGGTGGAGGGGGATCTCATGGCCTTCTCCGGAGTCAGTTACACCTGGGGGCGTGAAGGCAATGCCAAATACGGCGAGACAGTGGGCGGGGTTATCCATCCCACGCTGGAGCAGCAGTTTCAGGTTAAGGTGGACCCGTACAAAACCCCTGGTGACCCATCTTCCGGCACGATCGTCGGCGTGCAGAACGAGGCGGTGGGCGAGCATGGCACGCCCGACAAAAGCGCCATGGGTTTCTGCTTCCGGCTGCCCCTAACCAAAGATGATTCAAATAAAATCGCCATCACGGCCCCGGAAGGCTACCAGTCCTCCGATTATGAGATCTACCGCCGCTTCCTGGCAGCGGGTGGCGTGAACGATTGGCTGGATGGCCCTGGAAGTCCGAGCCCCGATCCCAAAAGACGCCTCGTTGACCTGGGGAGCTGGCACGAGCTCTCCGCCAATTTTTATGGCCGTAACCATGGCTACCCGAATGGCAGCTACAGTGAGCGCAAGGCCATCTATGACGAACATCGGCGGTACACGCAGGGACTCATTTATTTCCTCTCCACCGATGCCTCCGTGCCTGAAAAGATCCGCCAGGAATGGTCGCAGTGGGGGCTGTGCGCGGATGAGTTCACCGACAATGGCGGTTGGCCCCGCATGCTCTACCTCCGCAGCAGTCGGCGCATGATCTCCGAATATGTCATCACCGAGGCGGACGTGCTCGCCCGCCCGAAAGAAAAGGCCACGGGCGGCAGCCTGCAGCCAGCCCCGCCTGTGGACGACCCCATCGGCATCGGCTGGTGGTTTGTGGATCTCCACGCGGCACGCTGCGTCATCAAGGATGGCCACGTGTACAATGAAGGCGCTTTCATCAACTACACGAACTACGCGCCCTTCGGCATCCCCTACCGTGCCATCGTGCCGAAGCGCAGTGAGTGCAGCAATCTCCTCGTTCCTTCCGCCTTGTCCGCTTCCTATGCTGGTTATGGGGCTGTCCGCCTGGAGTGGACCTTCATGGTCCTGGGTCAATCGGCGGGGGCGGCCGCAGCGCTAGCTCTGGAAAAGGATTGCCCGGTGCAGGATGTGCCTTACGTGGAGCTCAGGGAGAAGCTTCTCAGCCGGGGGCAGAAGATCCTTCCGCCGCCGATCGAATAA
- a CDS encoding DUF899 domain-containing protein, producing the protein MTAHRIGTQEEWLKERLELLKAEKELTRQSDELARQRQQLPWVPVAKDYRFMTEAGEAKLADLFQGRSQLLVYHFMFGPDYTAGCPSCSSIADGFNGIAVHLANHDVLLTAVSLAPLEKLVAFKKRMGWSFPWASSLGGDFNFDFCASYTEEQQRDGLEYNFTREPQQEWRDGKPGGGEGAEFEFATMCGVNTPTYLRQRPGMSAFIQEGGTIYHTYSTYSRGVDSLWGMYPWLDRAPLGRNEEGGVWWRHHDQYETASSQAGSCCQHPKRS; encoded by the coding sequence ATGACTGCACACCGAATCGGAACTCAAGAAGAATGGCTCAAAGAACGTCTGGAACTGCTGAAAGCCGAAAAGGAACTGACACGCCAAAGTGACGAGTTGGCCCGGCAACGCCAGCAACTGCCCTGGGTGCCTGTGGCCAAAGACTACCGCTTCATGACCGAGGCGGGCGAAGCTAAATTGGCGGACCTGTTCCAGGGCCGTTCGCAACTTTTGGTTTACCATTTTATGTTTGGTCCGGACTACACGGCAGGCTGCCCTTCGTGCTCCTCCATCGCGGATGGGTTCAATGGCATCGCAGTCCATCTGGCGAATCACGATGTCCTGCTGACGGCGGTTTCCCTGGCCCCGCTGGAGAAACTGGTGGCCTTCAAAAAGCGGATGGGCTGGAGCTTTCCCTGGGCTTCATCGTTGGGCGGCGATTTCAATTTCGACTTCTGCGCCTCATACACTGAGGAACAGCAGCGCGACGGTCTGGAGTACAACTTCACCCGTGAACCGCAGCAGGAATGGCGCGATGGCAAACCGGGTGGAGGCGAAGGGGCGGAGTTCGAATTCGCCACGATGTGCGGCGTCAATACACCCACCTACCTTCGGCAGAGGCCGGGGATGAGTGCCTTCATTCAGGAAGGTGGCACAATTTACCACACCTACTCCACCTATTCGCGTGGTGTGGACAGTCTGTGGGGCATGTATCCCTGGTTGGATCGAGCTCCGCTGGGGCGCAATGAGGAAGGCGGAGTCTGGTGGCGTCACCATGATCAATACGAAACGGCAAGCAGCCAAGCAGGGTCTTGCTGCCAGCACCCCAAACGCTCATGA
- a CDS encoding helix-turn-helix domain-containing protein: protein MDSLITAAASALAAGDPLRALNCVALREDAPALALRGIAMAQLGDLPQAQHLLKRAARVFGPKQPLAHARCVVAQAEIAFVSRELGWPVKELASAQVTLKQNGDALNAVHACHLQARRSLLLGQLDDAERLLGTVDPAPLPPIRRAAHEMILAGIAMQRLRTVPAREALARAREAAHLSRVPALKAEVAAAAQRLETPVARHIIGDHERLILLSDVEVLLASGTLVVDACRRVVRRGKVVIPLASRAVLFALARALAGAWPNDVCRTDLLRAAFQAKRVDESHRARLRVEIGRLRQLLRPLADVQATPQGFALRPRNDVAVNVLAWPVEEEHGAVLAFLADGEAWSSSALALALGISQRTVQRSLDVLAEEGKVQWFGRARARRWTASSVPGFTTIMLLPTLLPGG from the coding sequence ATGGACTCGCTCATCACTGCGGCTGCCTCCGCCCTCGCTGCGGGAGATCCCCTGCGTGCGCTGAATTGCGTGGCGCTACGCGAGGACGCACCTGCCCTGGCACTGAGAGGCATTGCCATGGCACAACTGGGCGATCTGCCCCAGGCCCAACATCTTTTGAAGCGGGCCGCGCGAGTCTTTGGTCCCAAGCAACCCCTCGCCCACGCCCGCTGTGTGGTCGCCCAAGCGGAGATCGCCTTTGTGTCCCGCGAGCTGGGTTGGCCTGTGAAAGAGCTCGCCTCAGCCCAGGTCACGCTGAAACAAAACGGCGATGCCCTCAATGCCGTGCATGCTTGCCATCTCCAGGCTAGGCGTTCGCTTTTGCTCGGTCAGCTCGATGACGCGGAACGTCTGCTAGGCACTGTTGATCCTGCGCCTTTGCCACCGATACGACGGGCCGCACATGAGATGATTCTCGCCGGCATTGCCATGCAGCGTTTGCGCACGGTTCCTGCACGGGAAGCTTTGGCCCGCGCCCGAGAAGCCGCGCATTTGTCCCGCGTCCCTGCTTTGAAAGCCGAAGTGGCCGCCGCTGCTCAGCGTCTGGAAACACCCGTAGCTCGGCACATCATAGGCGACCATGAACGCCTCATCCTGCTTTCCGATGTGGAGGTCTTGCTGGCCTCAGGCACCTTGGTGGTAGATGCCTGCCGCCGGGTGGTGCGGCGAGGCAAAGTAGTGATACCCTTAGCCTCGCGCGCGGTGCTGTTTGCACTCGCCCGTGCGCTGGCCGGAGCCTGGCCTAACGATGTTTGCCGAACGGATCTTCTGCGCGCTGCGTTTCAGGCCAAGCGGGTGGATGAATCCCATCGCGCCCGGCTGCGGGTGGAAATCGGTCGCCTCCGCCAGTTGCTGAGGCCACTGGCGGATGTGCAAGCGACCCCGCAGGGCTTTGCGCTCCGGCCTCGCAACGATGTGGCCGTGAACGTTCTGGCCTGGCCTGTGGAGGAGGAGCACGGTGCGGTGCTGGCCTTTCTGGCTGATGGTGAGGCCTGGTCTAGCTCGGCTCTCGCGCTGGCTCTTGGCATCAGCCAACGCACCGTGCAGCGTTCTCTCGATGTCCTCGCAGAGGAGGGAAAAGTGCAGTGGTTTGGCCGCGCCCGGGCGCGACGATGGACCGCCTCCTCCGTGCCTGGATTCACGACGATAATGTTACTCCCCACCTTGCTACCCGGCGGTTAG
- a CDS encoding glutamine cyclotransferase — protein MNPTTSPADIIGEFGPYPGNAQVNGVTYDGQVVWWASNKRLNAMDPASGEIVRFLEVPAHAGTAYDGKHLYQVTEGHIHKINPETGDILSTIPAPSADDSSGLAWAEGSLWIGQYEGRKIHQLDPQTGAILRTITSNRMVTGVTWADGDLWHGTWDDDSELRRIDPHSGEVLESLTMPEGIGISGLESDGQDRFFCGGGGSGKVRVVRRPNKKR, from the coding sequence ATGAACCCCACCACCTCCCCTGCCGACATCATTGGCGAATTTGGCCCTTACCCAGGCAACGCCCAAGTGAACGGAGTCACCTATGACGGCCAGGTCGTCTGGTGGGCTTCCAACAAGAGACTCAATGCCATGGATCCTGCCAGCGGCGAGATCGTCCGTTTCCTGGAAGTCCCCGCTCATGCAGGCACGGCCTATGATGGCAAGCACCTCTACCAAGTCACCGAAGGCCACATTCATAAGATCAACCCCGAAACTGGCGACATCCTCAGCACCATCCCAGCGCCCAGCGCCGATGACAGCAGCGGTCTGGCCTGGGCCGAAGGCAGCCTGTGGATCGGGCAGTATGAAGGCCGCAAGATTCATCAGCTAGATCCCCAAACCGGCGCCATCCTCCGCACCATCACCTCCAACCGCATGGTCACTGGCGTGACCTGGGCGGATGGCGATCTTTGGCACGGCACCTGGGACGACGACAGCGAACTCCGCCGTATCGACCCCCACTCCGGCGAAGTCCTCGAAAGCCTCACCATGCCCGAAGGCATCGGCATCTCCGGCCTCGAATCCGACGGCCAAGACCGCTTCTTCTGCGGCGGAGGTGGCAGCGGAAAGGTGCGTGTGGTGCGCAGGCCTAACAAAAAGAGATAA